A genomic region of Elaeis guineensis isolate ETL-2024a chromosome 9, EG11, whole genome shotgun sequence contains the following coding sequences:
- the LOC105051040 gene encoding glycerophosphodiester phosphodiesterase GDPD1, chloroplastic: protein MALKAVHVSDVPNLDQVPKGPTIALSSSLLPKGMEDLKSAFKPAKFVVIGHRGKGMNALASPDRRMKEIKENSILSFNLAGRFPVDFVEFDVQVTADDCAIIFHDNFILTEEDGNISEKRVTDLTLEEFFSYGPQREPGKVGKKLFRKTKDGRVFNWNVEIDDPLCPLEEAFQRVDSHVGFNIELKFDDNLVYQEEKLMHILQVILQVVDKYANERTIIFSSFQPDAALLIRKLQGTYPVFFLTNGGSEIYSDVRRNSLDEAIKLCLAGGLQGIVSEVKAIFRNPSMIPRIKESNLALLTYGQLNNVPEAVYMQHLMGINGVIVDLVQEITEAVSDFINPETVRDESLSDSVKEGKAKESTKLEFSQRELSFLMRLIPELVQQ from the exons ATGGCTCTGAAAGCCGTTCATGTCTCCGATGTCCCCAATCTCGACCAGGTCCCCAAGGGCCCCACCAtcgccctctcctcctctcttctccccaaag GGATGGAGGACTTGAAGTCGGCGTTCAAGCCGGCGAAGTTCGTGGTCATCGGGCACAGGGGGAAGGGGATGAACGCTTTGGCGTCGCCGGACCGCCGGATGAAGGAGATCAAGGAGAACTCCATCCTCTCCTTCAACCTCGCTGGCCGTTTCCCCGTCGACTTCGTCGAGTTCGACGTCCAG GTGACCGCGGATGATTGCGCAATAATCTTCCACGACAACTTTATACTCACCGAAGAGGAT GGCAATATATCTGAGAAGCGTGTGACCGATCTTACCTTGGAAGAATTCTTTTCTTATGGGCCCCAGAGAGAGCCTGGGAAGGTGGGGAAAAAACTATTTAGAAAGACCAAGGATGGGAGAGTGTTTAATTGGAATGTGGAAATTGATGACCCTCTTTGCCCATTGGAAGAAGCATTTCAGAGGGTTGATTCCCATGTTGGATTCAACATTGAGTTGAAATTTGATGACAATCTTGTCTACCAAGAAGAGAAGCTTATGCATATTCTCCAAGTAATTTTGCAA GTGGTCGACAAGTATGCGAATGAAAGAACAATAATCTTCTCAAGCTTCCAACCTGATGCAGCACTACTTATTCGGAAATTGCAGGGCACTTACCCT GTGTTTTTCCTGACAAATGGTGGGTCAGAGATCTATAGTGATGTGAGGAGGAATTCTCTTGATGAGGCCATTAAATTATGCTTGGCAGGTGGCCTGCAAGGGATAGTATCTGAAGTTAAAGCCATCTTTAgaaatccatcaatgatacctagAATAAAGGAATCCAATCTAGCGCTGTTAACTTATGGTCAACTAAA TAATGTTCCCGAGGCTGTATATATGCAACATCTGATGGGAATTAATGGTGTTATTGTTGACTTGGTTCAAGAGATCACTGAAGCTGTTTCAGACTTCATTAACCCAGAGACAGTAAGAGATGAAAGCTTGTCTGATTCAGTGAAGGAGGGGAAGGCAAAGGAGTCAACAAAGCTAGAATTTTCTCAGCGCGAGCTTTCATTTTTGATGAGGCTTATACCTGAATTGGTGCAACAATAG